One window of Globicephala melas chromosome 2, mGloMel1.2, whole genome shotgun sequence genomic DNA carries:
- the LOC132595187 gene encoding LOW QUALITY PROTEIN: endogenous retrovirus group V member 1 Env polyprotein-like (The sequence of the model RefSeq protein was modified relative to this genomic sequence to represent the inferred CDS: substituted 1 base at 1 genomic stop codon) — protein MTEWKTWALLLALLLKRGWGENNKGRGTWRENSVVNYSSILASGKNLFNCWICHPLTQEGVSRFRIVSVDEDINLILTSEPIRSTPLLIVELEDHDDIGCVELTDPWNQTGLWIKRPLLCTGQGKPCCPCQTDTCLTDTGRSLSIYPMSFSTSSSSCTPNQTHWCVDPSLLSPGTQPNTSCMHWKGTAAPSWRLTCQTPSAFSDEEGIEENSELDGGPLDGGPLSPRCNNAPSWGSLLRRXFNSTSPRQACTPTGHLFLCGPPQNKLPFEGNPNSSFSWPLRAMAYPCLDNVHFRGECTLGRLGPKGQGATICNNATSQNRHSWVLRLILAGIGVAIGVAAPGAFFPITKQP, from the coding sequence ATGACGGAGTGGAAAACATGGGCACTTCTCTTGGCCCTTCTCCTAAAGAGGGGCTGGGGAGAAAATAATAAGGGAAGGGGAACCTGGAGAGAAAACTCAGTCGTCAACTATTCCAGCATTTTGGCCTCAGGAAAAAATCTCTTTAATTGTTGGATCTGTCATCCTCTCACACAAGAGGGGGTTTCTCGGTTCCGGATTGTTTCTGTAGATGAGGACATTAATCTCATCCTGACTTCTGAACCCATTAGGAGCACGCCGCTTCTAATAGTGGAACTCGAAGATCATGATGATATCGGGTGTGTAGAGCTTACAGACCCTTGGAACCAAACCGGTCTCTGGATCAAGCGGCCCCTTCTCTGCACAGGGCAAGGAAAACCCTGTTGCCCCTGCCAGACAGATACCTGCCTTACTGATACGGGACGCTCGCTCTCTATTTATCCTATGTCATTTTCCACTTCAAGCTCCTCATGCACTCCTAACCAGACTCATTGGTGTGTAGACCCATCTCTGCTCTCCCCAGGGACCCAACCCAACACCTCTTGTATGCACTGGAAGGGAACAGCAGCCCCTTCCTGGAGGCTCACCTGTCAGACCCCATCTGCCTTCAGTGACGAGGAGGGAATAGAGGAAAACTCAGAACTAGATGGAGGACCACTAGACGGAGGGCCCCTGTCCCCCAGATGCAATAATGCACCTAGCTGGGGTTCCCTTTTACGTCGATAGTTTAATTCCACTTCACCCCGCCAAGCTTGCACCCCCACTGGACATCTGTTCCTCTGTGGTCCACCCCAAAATAAACTACCCTTCGAAGGGAACCCAAATTCCTCCTTCTCCTGGCCTCTCCGAGCAATGGCCTATCCATGCTTAGACAATGTTCACTTCCGGGGAGAATGCACTTTGGGACGACTGGGCCCTAAAGGACAAGGTGCCACCATATGTAATAATGCCACCTCTCAAAACAGACATAGCTGGGTACTCAGACTAATCCTGGCAGGAATTGGGGTGGCCATAGGAGTGGCCGCCCCTGGGGCGTTTTTCCCTATCACAAAACAACCTTAA